Part of the Leptospira yasudae genome is shown below.
CGAAAAATTCCCCATTAAAAAAAGTAACTTTTTTTGTTACATTTTGTCTAAGTACAAAATCCCAATTTCATTTTTAGGAGAATAAAAAATGAACGTAGAATTTAAATCTTCCGTAGACCTTTTCGGGTCGGCAAAACTCGGAAGCATCGACCTCAAAAATAGAATCGTAATGGCTCCCATGACGAGATCCCGCGCTTTAAACAACGTTCCCAACTCGATCATGGCGGAATATTATTCCCAGAGAGCCGGTGCGGGGTTGATCGTTACGGAAGGAACGGCGCCTTCTCCGAACGCATTGGGATATTCGCGTATTCCCGGAATTTTCAGCAAAGAACAAGTGGAAGGATGGAAACTTACGACTAAAGCCGTTCACGCAAAGGGCGGAAAGATTTTCGTTCAGTTGATGCATACTGGTCGGGTCGGAAGTACGGCAAATCTTCCGAGCGGCGCCGAGTTAGTAGCGCCTTCCGCGGTTCAACTCTCAGGAGAAAACTGGACCGATGCACAAGGGATGCAGCCTTACGCTCTTCCTCGCGAAATGAATTCGCAAGATATTCAAAAAACGATCGAAGAATTTGTTCAGGCTGCAAAGAACGCGATCGAAGCGGGGTTTGACGGCGTGGAACTTCACGGCGCAAACGGATATTTGATCGAACAATTCTTAAATCCGAACTCGAATCGCAGAACCGATTCCTACGGCGGTTCGAATGAGAATCGGATTCGATTTGCGGTGGAAGTCGCGCGTGCGGTTTCATCCGCCATCGGAAAAGAGAAAACCGGAATTAGAATTTCTCCTTACGGAGTCTTTAATGAGATGGGAGCGTTTGACGGAATCGAAGAGCAATACGAACTCCTTGCAAAAGAATTGAATCATGTCGGTTTAGCATACATTCATCTCGTGAATCATAGCGCGATGGGCGCACCTCCCGTTCCCGAAAGCGTAGTTCAAAAGATCAGAAATCAATTTAAGAATGTTATAATATTGAGCGGCGGTTACGATAAGACTCGCGCACAATCGGATCTCGAATCGAATAAGGCGGGATTGATCGCTTTCGGAAGGCCGTTTATCGCCAATCCTGATTTCGTTTCCAGATTGAAATCGGATCAGACTCTCGCCGACGCGGATCAAAGTACGTTCTATACTCCCGGTGAAAAAGGATATTCGGATTATCCGAACTACAACTGATTTTACCAAGAGATTTCATTCAGTCGGATTTACTCCGGCTGAATGAAATTCGCCCTCCGTCTTTCGAATCGAATTCATTCTTCAAAGTTCAAAAGAAGTTTTCTCAATAATTTAGAAAGATCCGCGTGTTCTTTTTCCGTTAGACAACTCATCAATGCCTGTCCGCTTTTTACGTGATCTAAAAGCGTTTTCGTAATCACGAGTTTTCCTTCCGAAGTTAATCCGAT
Proteins encoded:
- a CDS encoding alkene reductase, whose translation is MNVEFKSSVDLFGSAKLGSIDLKNRIVMAPMTRSRALNNVPNSIMAEYYSQRAGAGLIVTEGTAPSPNALGYSRIPGIFSKEQVEGWKLTTKAVHAKGGKIFVQLMHTGRVGSTANLPSGAELVAPSAVQLSGENWTDAQGMQPYALPREMNSQDIQKTIEEFVQAAKNAIEAGFDGVELHGANGYLIEQFLNPNSNRRTDSYGGSNENRIRFAVEVARAVSSAIGKEKTGIRISPYGVFNEMGAFDGIEEQYELLAKELNHVGLAYIHLVNHSAMGAPPVPESVVQKIRNQFKNVIILSGGYDKTRAQSDLESNKAGLIAFGRPFIANPDFVSRLKSDQTLADADQSTFYTPGEKGYSDYPNYN